A single genomic interval of Cucumis sativus cultivar 9930 chromosome 7, Cucumber_9930_V3, whole genome shotgun sequence harbors:
- the LOC116405214 gene encoding cucumber peeling cupredoxin-like: MAGRVGFVLGFIAVVFVHHAAAQKVHVVGETTGWTIPSTETFYSEWADKNTFAVGDSLSFKFLTGAHDVLQVPKESFEACNSDKAIGSALTTGPATVKLDTAGVHYFICTVGKHCLGGQKLAVTVSSSSTTPGGAVSPSPSTSEEPSTTANSPSSSVPKSGETPAAPAPSSSTAVMATIYVTLSAIVMNLLF; this comes from the exons ATGGCCGGACgagttggttttgttttgggtttcattGCTGTTGTTTTTGTTCACCATGCCGCTGCCCAGAAGGTGCACGTCGTAGGTGAAACCACGGGTTGGACGATTCCATCGACCGAGACTTTCTATTCTGAATGGGCTGATAAAAACACTTTTGCTGTTGGCGATTCTCTTT CATTTAAGTTCCTGACCGGAGCACATGATGTACTTCAAGTACCAAAAGAATCCTTCGAAGCATGCAACTCTGATAAAGCCATCGGCAGTGCCCTCACGACCGGCCCTGCGACTGTGAAACTGGACACTGCTGGCGTGCACTACTTCATTTGTACCGTTGGTAAACACTGTTTGGGAGGTCAAAAGTTAGCTGTCACCGTCTCATCCTCCTCTACCACCCCTGGTGGTGCAGTGTCACCTTCCCCAAGCACTTCTGAGGAGCCATCGACAACTGCAAATTCTCCGTCCTCGTCCGTACCTAAAAGCGGTGAAACTCCTGCAGCTCCAGCACCTTCCTCCTCCACTGCAGTGATGGCAACTATTTATGTCACTTTGTCCGCCATTGTTATGAACTTGTTGTTCTAA